A genome region from Conger conger chromosome 16, fConCon1.1, whole genome shotgun sequence includes the following:
- the adap2 gene encoding arf-GAP with dual PH domain-containing protein 2 isoform X4, with the protein MRANGNASARELYEMAVPPFYYRPREQDCVVLREQWIRAKYERQEFSSQGVHLQQVYSSGLYAGSLWKKGRDNGQFLKRRFVLSDRDFTLRYFTSDLPSKGPKAVIAVKTLNASFQPEKIGHPHGLQLTYLCEDHTRNLFLYHTDGQEIVNWFNAIRAARLAYLQTAFPTATDSELQPWITRNYLKEGYMEKTGPLQREPFKKRWFVLDAQDRKLLYFKTQLDAVELGVAFLGTAARGYSVRESEPKGARGNKWKFGVTVETPWRQFVFMCELESEQREWVAAFSRVISQPMTPQDYATEVNLMR; encoded by the exons ggTCCTGCGGGAGCAGTGGATCAGGGCCAAGTACGAGAGGCAGGAGTTCAGCAGTCAGGGCGTGCACCTGCAGCAGGTCTACAGTTCGG GCCTGTATGCGGGGTCTCTGTGGAAGAAAGGCAGAGATAATGGACAgttcctgaagaggagattcgtCCTGTCTGACCGGGATTTCACCCTCAGATACTTCACCTCTGACCTT CCATCCAAAGGGCCCAAAGCCGTCATCGCCGTGAAGACGCTAAACGCCTCCTTCCAGCCAGAGAAGATCGGCCACCCACATGGCCTCCAGCTGACCTACCTGTGTGAAGACCACACCCGGAACCTGTTCCTGTACCACACTGATGGCCAG GAGATCGTCAACTGGTTCAACGCCATCCGAGCAGCCCGATTGGCCTACCTGCAGACGGCCTTCCCCACAGCCACTGACAGTGAA CTGCAGCCCTGGATAACCCGAAATTACCTCAAAGAAGGGTACATGGAGAAAACCGGCCCACTG cagcgGGAGCCCTTCAAAAAGAGGTGGTTTGTGCTCGATGCTCAGGACAGGAAGCTGCTCTATTTTAAAACCCAGTTG GACGCGGTGGAGCTGGGCGTGGCCTTCCTCGGCACAGCGGCCCGGGGCTACTCTGTGCGGGAGAGCGAGCCCAAAGGCGCCCGCGGCAACAAGTGGAAGTTTGGCGTCACCGTGGAGACGCCGTGGCGCCAGTTCGTCTTCATGTGCGAGCTGGAGAGCGAGCAGAGGGAGTGGGTGGCGGCCTTCAGCCGGGTCATCTCCCAACCAATGACCCCCCAGGACTATGCCA ctgagGTGAACTTGATGAGGTGA